TCAACACCAACGTCACCATCGGATCATTCAATTTCGATTTCGCGCCAATCATCGTCGTAGCTTTCTTCACGGCACTTTTGGTGTGCGGTACGAAAATCGGCGCACGAGTCGACGGCGCGCTCACCATACTGAAAATCGCCATCGTGCTATTCGTTGTAATCGTCGGATTCTTCTACGTCAAAGCCGAGAACTTCACCCCATTCATTCCACCGAGCGAACCGGCGACCGCCACCGGATCCGGGTTGGCCGCAACCATGGAGCAGCCATTATGGCAGTGGGCCACCGGCATGACCCCCAGCATTTACGGCATTGCCGGCATCATCTCTGGAGCCGCGCTCGTGTTCTTCGCGTTCCTCGGCTTCGATGTGGTCGCCACCACCTCCGAAGAAACCGTCAATCCGAAGAAGAATGTTCCGCTGGGCATCGGCGTGGGCATGGGACTGATCATCGTGCTCTACACCCTCGTTGCCATTGTCACCACCGGCATGGTCTCCTACAAAGACCTCGCCAAGCAGAAAGACCCGTCGCTCGCCACGGCATTCGAAATGGTCGGCGCTGACTGGGCCGCCAAAATCATCAGTTTCGGCATTGTGATCGGCCTGGCAACCGTGGTTATGGTGCTGCTGCTCGGCCTGACCCGCGTGGTGTTCGCCATGAGCCGAGATGGCCTGCTGCCGCGCTCGCTCAGTCACACGGGCAAGCACGGCACTCCAGTACGTCTGCAGATTGCCGTCGGCGTGGTCATGGCACTCATCGCAGCCAGCTGCAACGTTAGTATCCTTGCCGACATGGTGAACATCGGCACGCTGTCGGCATTCACCCTTGTTTCAATCTCTATTCCAATCATGCGCAAGAAGCGCCCCGACCTGAAGCGAGTCTTCAAAATCCCCGGCAATCCATGGGTGCCTATCATCATCGCGCTCGCCAA
This window of the Bifidobacterium pseudocatenulatum DSM 20438 = JCM 1200 = LMG 10505 genome carries:
- a CDS encoding amino acid permease: MNVLRKKSVEQTLAETEESGHSLKRDLTWWDLAIMGVAVAVGAGIFSIGAQAAAFHAGPAVIISFLIAGVVCGAAVMCYAEFASMIPVAGSAYTFTYTTVGEIVAWVIGWDLILEMLMAGSVVSKYWGVYLNDFFRLVGWNINTNVTIGSFNFDFAPIIVVAFFTALLVCGTKIGARVDGALTILKIAIVLFVVIVGFFYVKAENFTPFIPPSEPATATGSGLAATMEQPLWQWATGMTPSIYGIAGIISGAALVFFAFLGFDVVATTSEETVNPKKNVPLGIGVGMGLIIVLYTLVAIVTTGMVSYKDLAKQKDPSLATAFEMVGADWAAKIISFGIVIGLATVVMVLLLGLTRVVFAMSRDGLLPRSLSHTGKHGTPVRLQIAVGVVMALIAASCNVSILADMVNIGTLSAFTLVSISIPIMRKKRPDLKRVFKIPGNPWVPIIIALANIWLMLNLSVLTWIRFVVWLAVGFCIYFGYGYRHARLGTGELEVGN